A section of the Drosophila sechellia strain sech25 chromosome 3L, ASM438219v1, whole genome shotgun sequence genome encodes:
- the LOC6616286 gene encoding LOW QUALITY PROTEIN: toll-like receptor 13 (The sequence of the model RefSeq protein was modified relative to this genomic sequence to represent the inferred CDS: inserted 2 bases in 1 codon) — protein sequence MSPKYIWDVILLVCLLLGNVKEASTEFSIQDGLIIEPDSATTSSEEAEEVSKERTDLKSLMLKYESDDGNSCLLDMIKDEVIWWLFPNGTLKESTKKYAHKMYLDLSHGNLKDDTDLFREAKLSSKVTIWRTEVFSAAFNTLTAAPFRTLYSMRESLKLLSLRGNNFAELIPDAEAFVRFVNESRLEASNSVPHHCELLLLHNTTDLYDRECYLYFNNNTNMAHSITTGRNYTNFIKVLXRYDQHGSSTQSIAWATFPKMPRLVELDISNCSIEYVSKEAFKNVSNLRRLFMSDNKIMTISHDTFYYVQGVQYLDLSFTNFLTYSYQLQLPTLEMALSLIYGLKIQQNVFKYLPELIYLDLSHSKMTRNSAVAFAHLGDKLQFLSLCYTAIPMVSSTIFKNTVLEGLDLSGNPYLSYNIIDDAFDGIANTLKYLYFERSNIKDLEWSKSLKKLQVLGLAGNNINALTPAMFQSLESLEILDLSSNHVGNWYRSAFHNNSALRVLNLRSNTINMLSNEMLKDFERLDYLSLGDNDFICDCHLRAVVEVAATNNKDADCSYKLLNYSQKAVGEEVISLAESLIIDRKLWQSRYIPWLQKSYSNIREFNRANHIIKLRFSSEDYVVTKCSTAQPYHLEDIDGDLTLKFQLLDYEASQYYCFNNTDQLQVDELNCQIRSMSDLTEELHRVTNTVIAVMGSIIGACILGFIIYLKRWHIHYYYSSLKSAALLSSASKESVDKFTNISQRDPSAVYDIFISYCQNDRPWVLNELLPNVEETGDVSICLHERDFQIGVTILDNIISCMDRSYSLMLIISSKFLLSHWCQFEMYLAQHRIFEVSKEHLILVFLEDIPRRKRPKTLQYLMDVKTYIKWPTAKEERKLFWKRLRRSLEVIGINSREISV from the exons ATGTCTCCCAAATATATATGGGATGTGATCTTATTAGTGTGCCTGCTCCTCGGAAACGTAAAGGAAGCATCCACCGAGTTTTCGATCCAGGATGGCTTGATAATAGAACCAGATTCAGCCACAACATCCAGCGAGGAGGCCGAAGAGGTCAGCAAGGAGAGAACGGACCTCAAGTCCCTCATGTTGAAGTACGAATCGGATGATGGGAACAGTTGTCTGCTGGATATGATCAAGGACGAGGTGATATGGTGGCTGTTTCCCAACGGAACCCTCAAGGAGAGCACCAAGAAATACG CGCACAAAATGTATTTGGATCTGTCCCACGGTAATCTTAAGGACGACACTGACCTGTTCCGAGAGGCGAAACTTTCGAGCAAGGTTACCATTTGGAGGACAGAAgtcttctcggccgcattcaaTACGTTGACTGCAGCTCCGTTCAGGACGCTCTACTCCATGAGGGAATCCTTGAAGCTTTTATCACTGCGAGGGAATAACTTTGCCGAACTGATTCCAGATGCTGAAG CCTTTGTCCGATTTGTAAACGAGTCTCGCTTGGAGGCTAGTAACTCGGTACCACACCATTGTGAACTACTACTTCTACACAATACCACCGATCTCTATGATCGGGAATGCTATCTCTACTTtaacaacaacacaaacaTGGCACACTCAATCACAACCGGTAGAAACTATACGAACTTTATTAAGGTCTT AAGGTACGATCAGCACGGAAGTTCAA CTCAATCTATAGCCTGGGCTACCTTTCCTAAGATGCCCCGACTTGTGGAGCTGGACATCAGCAACTGCAGCATTGAGTACGTGAGCAAGGAGGCGTTCAAGAATGTCAGCAATCTGCGGAGGCTCTTCATGTCGGACAACAAGATCATGACGATAAGCCACGACACTTTCTACTACGTCCAGGGAGTGCAGTATCTCGACCTGTCCTTCACCAACTTCCTGACCTACAGCTACCAACTGCAGTTGCCCACTCTGGAAATGGCCTTAAGTCTGATATACGGCCTGAAGATCCAGCAGAACGTGTTCAAATATCTGCCGGAATTGATTTACCTGGACCTCTCTCACTCGAAGATGACGAGGAATAGTGCGGTGGCATTTGCCCATCTGGGGGACAAGCTGCAGTTCCTTAGTCTGTGCTACACCGCCATTCCCATGGTGAGCAGTACCATCTTTAAGAATACGGTTTTGGAGGGCCTCGACTTGTCCGGGAATCCCTACCTATCCTACAACATCATCGACGACGCCTTCGATGGCATTGCGAACACACTAAAGTATTTGTACTTCGAGCGATCGAATATTAAGGATTTGGAGTGGTCCAAGTCGTTGAAGAAGCTGCAGGTGTTGGGCCTCGCGGGTAACAACATCAACGCTCTCACTCCGGCCATGTTTCAGTCTCTGGAGTCCCTGGAGATCCTCGACTTGAGCTCAAACCATGTGGGCAATTGGTATCGCAGTGCCTTCCACAACAACTCCGCCCTAAGGGTTTTGAACCTGAGGAGCAACACCATCAACATGCTGTCCAACGAGATGCTGAAGGACTTTGAGCGATTGGATTACCTTAGTCTCGGGGACAACGACTTCATTTGCGACTGCCATTTGAGAGCGGTGGTGGAGGTGGCGGCCACCAATAATAAGGATGCAGACTGCTCCTATAAACTGCTGAACTACAGTCAGAAAGCCGTAGGTGAGGAGGTAATATCTCTGGCGGAGTCACTGATTATAGATCGCAAGCTATGGCAGAGTCGCTATATTCCCTGGCTGCAGAAGAGTTACTCCAACATTAGGGAGTTCAATCGCGCGAATCATATAATCAAGCTGCGCTTCTCCTCCGAGGACTACGTGGTAACCAAGTGCTCCACGGCCCAGCCATACCACCTAGAGGACATTGACGGAGATCTTACCCTGAAATTTCAGCTGCTCGACTACGAGGCCAGTCAGTATTACTGCTTCAACAACACCGATCAGCTGCAGGTGGATGAGCTCAACTGCCAGATCAGGTCGATGAGTGACCTCACCGAGGAGCTGCACCGCGTTACGAACACAGTGATCGCAGTCATGGGCAGCATAATTGGCGCTTGCATCCTGGGATTTATTATCTATCTGAAGCGCTGGCACATCCACTACTATTATTCTTCCCTGAAGTCCGCTGCCTTGTTGTCCAGTGCGTCCAAGGAGTCGGTGGATAAATTCACAAACATATCCCAGAGAGATCCGAGTGCCGTCTACGATATCTTCATCAGCTACTGCCAAAATGATCGGCCCTGGGTGCTCAATGAACTACTGCCGAACGTGGAGGAAACTGGGGATGTGTCCATTTGTCTGCATGAAAGAGATTTTCAG ATTGGAGTGACCATCCTGGATAACATCATCTCCTGCATGGATCGCTCGTATTCCCTAATGCTGATCATATCCTCCAAGTTCCTGTTGAGTCATTGGTGTCAATTTGAAATGTATTTGGCACAGCATCG CATCTTTGAGGTCAGCAAGGAGCACTTAATCCTGGTTTTCCTGGAGGACATTCCACGCAGAAAGCGACCAAAGACTTTGCAATATCTCATGGATGTGAAGACGTATATAAAGTGGCCGACGGCCAAGGAGGAGCGGAAGCTGTTCTGGAAACGTTTGAGGAGATCCCTGGAGGTCATAGGGATCAACTCCAGAGAGATCAGTGTTTAG
- the LOC6616287 gene encoding protein inturned, with translation MRKSPGSLPSEAFSSSNSSLSNSYSDGSDLANWEEYVTTDGSLFYMEYVRCEKTGVSAERRVEFMRRSLRLGKKSSRRQPHSNNQNQSQNQNQSHGPSRLDTQTEPQEFRFSQFKTAAPDPKKLDLVITAADRFRFGRRSTAVESILGFRVLPFPDQPECLMVDGFVHDLSALQHGIKRGDWFRSLNGIELYASNVDELLQQFVEPTQVCLGFQSYGAASAVSPTDPGYNQNVREEQVCKVENFPMFTEKFEQMLITEGNFGGPGSSVDIRMPFAMLLLPPECYQHEQQQDSLYYFPETPDNFLFKARGSFLTLHAVLSELHTQPLSSRLLVDQVQYHVNYRRLNGFLVLFAYAGGLCSAAECSLRSDELIGYIRFSLPGLVLESFNQEGEPGNSSRLKLFLRHFCEIQRTRLVARCHGHIRFEELLGQSRSLPLPKEAQLRIFDALSEMEAMDYRNWNDEPLTTHREFFIYGSALYYDGFLVASLLPPEVRVSVEGFLRCRGIFELLGAAPGIKVREMYVWEEIVLPSATGRYFLTICTKNHLSLAVILKIFDAPDMAPDAVVGPSLFYIEEIQETLDHLVQCGIESLAMFWSVSNKRPEVLDATASESRDQEKEPNNRLESFLKQKLTVLSPSVEEEAQLCSSLGGSSIHSLTPSEDESCRRRLTPIHGAAEDSDSGSDWENFAVQHPLHYGLNLGAESHKQSQMTESMWKEINNVVPVKISAGWKNSVLHYVYIDIANGSLFAPFTDSSENSNYLSEIRQACHIIHAVLQKSKHYRRQLSESSRAQPSSNGHSSHTVSLVKEHGMTLEVRTQPKTDGQSQSPTSSRFVVVGRLFQSPAKEVYVCHWSDVPQNIVEMAFRLSFFSMG, from the coding sequence ATGCGCAAATCGCCGGGCAGCCTGCCCTCGGAGGCCTTCTCCAGCTCGAACTCCTCGCTGAGCAACTCGTACAGCGATGGCAGCGACCTGGCCAACTGGGAGGAGTACGTGACCACAGACGGCAGTCTCTTCTACATGGAGTATGTGAGATGTGAGAAGACTGGCGTCTCGGCGGAGCGGCGGGTGGAGTTCATGCGCCGATCGCTGCGCCTGGGAAAGAAGTCGTCGCGTCGCCAGCCACACAGCAATAATCAGAATCAGAGTCAGAACCAAAACCAGTCCCACGGCCCCAGCAGGTTGGATACCCAGACGGAGCCGCAAGAGTTCCGTTTCTCACAGTTCAAGACGGCTGCCCCCGATCCCAAGAAACTGGATCTGGTGATCACAGCCGCCGATCGCTTCCGTTTCGGACGACGATCCACGGCGGTGGAGTCCATACTGGGCTTCCGGGTGCTGCCCTTTCCGGACCAACCAGAATGCCTGATGGTCGATGGATTCGTTCACGATCTGAGTGCACTGCAGCACGGCATCAAGCGGGGAGATTGGTTTAGATCCCTGAATGGCATAGAGTTGTACGCCAGCAATGTGGATGAGTTGCTCCAGCAGTTCGTGGAGCCCACTCAGGTGTGCCTAGGCTTTCAGTCGTACGGTGCGGCCAGTGCAGTTTCCCCCACCGATCCGGGGTATAATCAAAATGTTCGCGAGGAGCAGGTGTGCAAGGTGGAGAACTTTCCCATGTTCACGGAGAAGTTTGAGCAGATGTTGATAACGGAGGGGAACTTCGGTGGTCCCGGTAGTTCCGTAGACATAAGAATGCCCTTCGCTATGCTGCTACTCCCACCGGAGTGCTATCAGCATGAGCAGCAACAGGATTCCCTCTACTACTTTCCGGAAACCCCCGACAACTTCCTATTCAAGGCCCGTGGGAGTTTCCTCACCCTGCACGCCGTTCTCAGTGAACTGCACACCCAGCCGCTGAGCTCAAGGCTGCTGGTGGACCAGGTGCAATACCACGTCAACTACCGCCGACTGAATGGGTTCCTAGTCCTCTTCGCCTACGCCGGAGGACTCTGCAGTGCGGCGGAGTGCAGCCTGCGATCGGATGAGCTGATCGGATACATACGCTTCTCTCTGCCGGGCTTGGTCCTGGAGAGCTTCAATCAGGAGGGAGAGCCGGGGAATAGTTCGAGACTGAAGCTGTTTCTGAGACACTTTTGTGAAATCCAGAGGACCCGGCTCGTAGCCCGATGCCATGGTCACATTCGTTTCGAGGAGCTCCTGGGCCAATCCCGCAGCCTGCCACTGCCCAAGGAAGCGCAGCTGCGCATCTTTGATGCTCTGAGTGAAATGGAGGCCATGGACTATCGCAACTGGAACGACGAGCCACTCACCACCCATCGCGAGTTCTTCATCTACGGCAGTGCGCTGTACTacgatggcttcctggtggcCAGCCTGCTGCCACCGGAAGTGCGGGTGAGTGTAGAGGGATTCCTGCGCTGCCGCGGTATCTTCGAGTTGCTCGGAGCTGCTCCTGGAATCAAAGTTCGCGAGATGTACGTGTGGGAGGAGATAGTGTTGCCCAGTGCCACAGGGCGATATTTCCTTACCATCTGCACCAAGAACCACTTGAGTCTGGCCGTGATCTTGAAGATCTTCGATGCTCCGGACATGGCGCCGGATGCGGTGGTGGGACCATCGCTCTTTTACATCGAGGAGATTCAGGAGACGCTGGACCACCTGGTGCAATGCGGCATTGAATCCCTGGCCATGTTCTGGTCCGTTTCCAATAAGAGACCGGAGGTGCTCGACGCCACTGCCAGCGAGAGCAGGGATCAGGAGAAGGAGCCGAACAACCGACTGGAGTCCTTCCTCAAGCAGAAACTAACCGTGCTGAGTCCTtcggtggaggaggaggcccaACTCTGCTCGTCCCTGGGTGGGTCTTCCATACACAGTCTGACTCCCAGTGAGGACGAGTCCTGTCGCAGGCGATTGACCCCCATCCATGGTGCTGCCGAGGACTCGGACAGCGGTTCCGACTGGGAGAACTTCGCCGTACAGCATCCACTCCACTATGGACTGAATCTCGGGGCCGAGAGCCACAAGCAGAGCCAAATGACGGAGTCCATGTGGAAGGAGATCAACAACGTGGTGCCGGTCAAGATATCCGCTGGCTGGAAGAATTCCGTGCTGCACTACGTCTACATTGACATAGCCAATGGGTCCTTGTTTGCCCCATTTACCGACAGTTCCGAGAACTCCAACTACCTCTCCGAGATTCGTCAGGCGTGTCACATAATCCACGCCGTGCTGCAGAAATCCAAGCACTATCGCAGGCAGCTATCGGAATCCTCGAGAGCACAGCCGAGCTCGAACGGGCACAGTAGCCACACAGTGTCGCTGGTCAAGGAGCACGGCATGACCCTGGAGGTCAGAACGCAACCCAAAACGGATGGGCAATCCCAATCCCCGACGAGCAGTCGCTTCGTGGTGGTTGGTCGTCTCTTTCAGTCGCCAGCCAAGGAAGTGTACGTGTGTCACTGGTCCGATGTTCCCCAGAACATAGTCGAAATGGCCTTCCGGTTGTCCTTCTTCTCCATGGGATGA
- the LOC6616288 gene encoding uncharacterized protein LOC6616288 yields MAMMTTTWMLCLVLCSTAMAMEEEPGSGLFNVTGNPSDTEASPKLPSEVQKAVCTVTAGEVKASAEAVTTKTLKGVCGSDEMNMAFRSLENKLYEELRVMKLILVHLAKANGLKLNTAFSTSLPTPPPTVRPITSAAVPPIFKPIDPPKKLSNSTNSKAEENEVAPDFGLKKSPTLKNLETNANLGARETEVDKFNNTVLADQDVKLFTYYWKLENVTELIKAPKLATVSSPIFSFKGKSLQLKCTFHHMNRELLNLQLGYGVFNPKSKTGQSNNILLEMDGIFQNTKWTEDIQLKHKISILDQSHTHRRTQDLSSQVLNKLDMGFSIPNSVLLGSSYIKQNALLIQILLYL; encoded by the exons ATGGCTATGATGACAACTACGTGGATGCTCTGTCTTGTTCTCTGCTCCACGGCGATGGCCATGGAGGAGGAACCGGGCAGTGGACTGTTCAACGTCACCGGGAATCCCTCGGATACGGAAGCTTCTCCAAAACTGCCCAGCGAAGTGCAGAAAGCGGTTTGCACTGTGACTGCGGGTGAGGTGAAGGCATCGGCCGAGGCTGTCACCACAAAAACCCTTAAGGGAGTGTGTGGATCAG ATGAAATGAACATGGCCTTCCGGAGTCTGGAGAACAAGCTCTACGAAGAGCTTCGTGTAATGAAACTGATTTTGGTGCACTTAGCCAAGGCGAATGGACTTAAGCTCAATACAGCCTTTTCCACATCTCTGCCCACTCCACCTCCGACTGTGAGGCCAATCACCAGCGCTGCGGTGCCGCCAATCTTCAAGCCAATCGATCCTCCCAAGAAGCTTTCCAATTCAACCAATTCGAAAGCCGAAGAGAACGAAGTTGCTCCAGACTTCGGGCTCAAGAAGAGTCCTACTCTGAAAAACTTGGAGACGAACGCAAATCTTGGAGCTCGGGAAACGGAAGTCGATAAGTTCAATAACACTGTACTGGCCGATCAGGATGTAAAGTTGTTCACCTACTATTGGAAGCTGGAGAACGTTACGGAACTAATCAAAGCACCCAAATTGGCCACTGTCAGTAGTCCGATATTCAGCTTTAAAG GCAAGTCCCTGCAACTAAAGTGCACTTTCCATCACATGAATCGCGAGCTGCTGAACCTGCAACTAGGATACGGCGTCTTTAACCCGAAATCTAAAACTGGCCAGAGCAACAACATATTGTTAGAAATGGATGGAATTTTCCAGAACACTAAGTGGACCGAAGATATCCAGCTGAAGCACAAAATTTCCATACTGGATCAAAGTCACACCCACCGAAGAACGCAAGATCTCAGTTCACAGGTGCTGAACAAGCTGGACATGGGCTTCTCCATCCCGAACAGTGTGCTCCTCGGCAGCTCTTACATCAAGCAGAACGCGCTGTTAATCCAGATTCTTTTATATTTGTAA